From the Gemmatimonadota bacterium genome, the window TGCCTATCCGAGACGCGACCGGCGGCTTCAACTGCTGGCACCGCAGGGTGCTCGAGAGGGTCAGGCTCGATCGGGTGCGCTCGAACGGTTACGCATTCCAGATCGAGCTGAAATTCCGCGCCTGGTGCAGGGGGTTCTCGTTCACAGAAGTCCCCATCCTCTTCACGGAGCGGGATAGCGGTGAGTCCAAGATGTCGAAACGGATCGTCCGCGAAGCCGTGTGGCGCGTCTGGTGGCTCAAGTTCCAGCAGATTTTTCGACGCCTGTGACGAGCGAATCCCGCATCGGGAAGGAGTTCTACGACTCCAGCGACTACTTCGAAGAGGGCGCGGATCACCTCATCGACACCGAGAGTCGCTTCCAGCGGTACCGCGTGCAGAAGGTCCTCTCGATCCACGACCCGACACCGACCGACCGCGTGGTCGATCTCGGCTGCGGATGGGGCACTTTCTGCTTCGAGCTCGCCGACCGGGTCGGGGAGGTCGTTGGCGTCGACTTCAGCGAGAAGAGCATCGAGATCTGCAACCGGCGACTCGAGTCCGACCCGCACGACAAGCTGCGTTTCGTGTGCGCCGACGGGCGCGAAACCGGCCTCGAGGGCGCGGCGTACGACGTGGTCATCGCCGCGGACCTCTTCGAGCACTTGTATCCGGACGACTCCGAGCGCGTGTCGAAGGAGGCGTATCGGCTTCTCAAGCCTGGCGGCCGCTTCAGCACCTGGACCCCGCACCGCGGTCATTTTCTGGAAGCGCTCAAGAACCGCGATATCGTGCTCAAGCGGGACGTGAGCCATGTGGACTACAAGTCGATGGAGCGCATGAGGGCGTTGCTCACCAACCAGGGCTTCGAGATCGAGCGCGCGTACTACGCGGAATCCCATCTGCCCGGCCTGAACGTCGCCGAACGCCTCCTTCAGAGCTTCGTCCCGTTTCTGAGGCGCCGCATCGCGGTGCTCGGCCGGAAGCCAGGAGGGTAGGGGATGGCGTGGGAGATCGAGCGCCGATTCCTCGTTCGCGTTGCCGACGCGCTCTGGTACACGCTCGGCGACGGGCACCACTACCGCCAAGGGTACATCCGGAACGGCGAGCCCTCGGTCCGCATCCGGACCGGTGAGCCGAGGGGCGCCGTCCTCACGTGCAAGATCGGCTCGGGCATCCGTCGAGAGGAGGTGGAGACGATCGTGCCACCCGAGATGGCCGTCCGGCTTCTGGAGGCTGCGGAGGACCGAATCGTCGAGAAGATTCGCTGGAAGATCGGCCCCTGGGAGCTCGATCGTTTCCTCGGCGCTCTCGACGGCTTGGCCCTCATGGAGATCGAGCTCGAGGCCGAGAGCGATCCGTTGCCGGATCCTCCAGACGGAGTCCAGATTCTCCGTGAGGTTACGGACGATAACCGCTTTGTCAGTGGGCACTTAGCGCGCCTCAAACCTAAGAAGCAGCGCAAGCTCGTCAAGAAAGCCTACAAGGAAGTGAAAGGATGGACAGGACTCAGCGACTAGTGCTCGCGTCGGCCGTGTTGGCCGCGACCTCGTGCACCATG encodes:
- a CDS encoding class I SAM-dependent methyltransferase, translated to MTSESRIGKEFYDSSDYFEEGADHLIDTESRFQRYRVQKVLSIHDPTPTDRVVDLGCGWGTFCFELADRVGEVVGVDFSEKSIEICNRRLESDPHDKLRFVCADGRETGLEGAAYDVVIAADLFEHLYPDDSERVSKEAYRLLKPGGRFSTWTPHRGHFLEALKNRDIVLKRDVSHVDYKSMERMRALLTNQGFEIERAYYAESHLPGLNVAERLLQSFVPFLRRRIAVLGRKPGG
- a CDS encoding adenylate cyclase, whose protein sequence is MAWEIERRFLVRVADALWYTLGDGHHYRQGYIRNGEPSVRIRTGEPRGAVLTCKIGSGIRREEVETIVPPEMAVRLLEAAEDRIVEKIRWKIGPWELDRFLGALDGLALMEIELEAESDPLPDPPDGVQILREVTDDNRFVSGHLARLKPKKQRKLVKKAYKEVKGWTGLSD